The Silene latifolia isolate original U9 population unplaced genomic scaffold, ASM4854445v1 chrun_scaffold_16, whole genome shotgun sequence genome includes a region encoding these proteins:
- the LOC141637248 gene encoding uncharacterized protein LOC141637248, which translates to MVEGHLPFRYLGVPIASKRLSALECDKLVDRVIERIKAVGTRKLSYAGRLVLIKSVLSTLHCYWAKIFILPASILNKVEALCRSFLWQGKESANSPPLISWSTCCKSKKEGGLGIIDLRRWNRAALGKYIWWISHKKDHLWVKWVHSIYIKNSDWMSYQPKPYSSWSWRKICGVKDILQAGFHGQWWLKEGNAYSIQQGYQWLGDADVPKVWAKFVWKNLSIPKHCFIGWLVANERLLIKDRLQQFHIISDPICHLCGLEDEDHMNLFFNCIYSSRCVQILSLRLDIIIPTGDFIQWWLKLRVRSLLKKKIIAALIKGLAYKIWEVRNHCRFESVIARPEFIVSQVRKEVLSRIDFMCKPTDRVRIRQWLS; encoded by the coding sequence ATGGTGGAGGGACATCTCCCCTTCAGATACCTTGGGGTTCCCATTGCTTCTAAGAGACTCTCTGCCCTTGAATGTGATAAATTGGTTGATAGGGTTATTGAAAGGATTAAAGCTGTTGGGACGAGGAAGTTGTCTTATGCAGGTAGGTTGGTCCTTATCAAGTCTGTTCTGAGCACCTTGCATTGCTATTGGGCAAAGATATTCATTCTTCCTGCAAGCATCCTCAACAAAGTTGAAGCTTTATGTAGAAGTTTCCTCTGGCAGGGTAAGGAGTCTGCTAACTCTCCTCCTTTGATTTCTTGGTCTACCTGCTGTAAAAGTAAAAAGGAAGGTGGATTGGGTATTATTGATCTGAGGAGGTGGAATAGAGCAGCGTTGGGTAAGTATATCTGGTGGATTAGTCACAAAAAGGATCATTTGTGGGTCAAATGGGTCCATTCAATTTACATTAAAAATTCTGATTGGATGTCTTATCAACCTAAACCTTACTCTAGCTGGTCCTGGCGTAAAATCTGTGGTGTTAAGGACATTCTGCAAGCTGGGTTTCATGGACAGTGGTGGCTTAAGGAAGGTAATGCTTACTCTATTCAGCAAGGATATCAATGGCTGGGTGATGCTGATGTGCCAAAAGTTTGGGCTAAGTTTGTTTGGAAAAATCTAAGTATACCAAAGCATTGTTTCATAGGATGGTTAGTTGCAAATGAAAGGCTCCTCATAAAAGATAGACTTCAGCAGTTCCATATTATTTCTGATCCTATTTGTCATCTCTGTGGACTGGAGGATGAAGACCATATGAACCTGTTCTTCAACTGTATTTACAGCAGCAGGTGTGTGCAGATTCTCTCCCTGAGACTGGATATCATTATCCCTACTGGTGATTTTATTCAGTGGTGGCTTAAGTTGAGAGTACGAAGTTTGTTGAAGAAGAAGATCATTGCAGCTCTGATAAAAGGACTAGCTTACAAAATTTGGGAAGTTAGGAATCATTGTAGGTTTGAGTCTGTCATAGCTAGGCCTGAATTCATTGTTTCACAGGTAAGAAAGGAGGTACTTAGCAGGATTGATTTCATGTGTAAGCCAACTGATAGAGTACGTATTAGGCAGTGGTTAAGCTAG
- the LOC141637246 gene encoding uncharacterized protein LOC141637246, protein MAHGRPREEDLVPCGPNRLALPKHNFIAWLYAKDRLLIKDRLIKHGLLIDGNCDICSNAIETSEHLFFLCSFSNRCLQGIGDWLGVDIPEHGTLDWCRKLKMKSLMKKQLIIAAILALYYHVWWVRNKCRKEMVLPHPQSS, encoded by the coding sequence ATGGCTCATGGGAGACCCCGAGAAGAAGATCTGGTACCATGTGGTCCGAATAGGTTGGCTTTACCTAAGCACAATTTCATTGCCTGGTTATATGCTAAGGATAGACTCTTGATTAAGGATAGATTGATCAAGCATGGGCTACTTATTGACGGGAACTGTGATATCTGTAGTAACGCTATTGAGACAAGTGAACATCTGTTCTTCTTATGCTCTTTCAGTAACAGATGCTTGCAGGGGATAGGGGACTGGCTGGGTGTGGACATACCTGAGCATGGTACTCTGGACTGGTGCAGGAAGCTTAAAATGAAATccttgatgaagaagcagctgatcATAGCTGCAATCTTGGCTCTGTACTACCACGTCTGGTGGGTCAGGAATAAATGCAGGAAGGAAATGGTGCTACCTCACCCGCAGTCATCATAG
- the LOC141637247 gene encoding uncharacterized protein LOC141637247, protein MVTGLFTWDAIGPLEVWLVRLGWFMPLDTGLVYKMVWSHEEYVPIWVKLSGLELKFWGQTALKKISGLIGEYIRCDDATQQKTLLNFARVLVKVKPDQTYPNSIEFLDKKRKVQRIKVEYDWLPTHCTSCKGMRHLAVNSTSAPVVPSPAAATQALALVPSPVPHPPNSQPVVLTESTPSVPFTPARILTRRNSQNYNKDIGPSKTSFMDTFSAAVQRSVHMAKGGINSKKVLVARIIEEGSTSRVETRVKSNNWLKVRNNLCSSWALCTNNSLQKNSRVWLLWDPNCFDVNVVDITSQTIHSFVLSKVTGRKFWFTVVYGFNHSTGREILWNKLKEYDGLCHEAWADCVNWCQLQDIPAIGSFFTWNNKQGVDSRVYSRIDRMLVNAEWISSYPEAFANFLPEGLYDHCPCIVQFDSLVRRTRAPFKYYNMWSLSSDFDGIVREAWNKYIDGTKMFQVVSKLKMLKRRLRLLNKRDFNDIENNCSITCMALTEVQKKLRVKPMDPELIAVEMEIAKEYAQMQKAKHMFLLQKSKTEWATEGDDNIAYFHASIRSRRSRNKVIQVDDMFGKNQTEGQGINDAFIDYFTHILGTSKDVLDVHVPTVRRGKLVTDDMHSVLLKPGTAEEVKLALFSIPGTKAPGHDGYSSQFFKDSWDVIGV, encoded by the exons ATGGTGACTGGGTTGTTTACATGGGATGCCATCGGACCACTTGAAGTATGGCTTGTCAGATTGGGCTGGTTTATGCCATTAGATACTGGGCTAGTTTATAAGATGGTGTGGTCTCATGAAG AATATGTTCCTATTTGGGTGAAACTTTCTGGGCTTGAATTGAAATTCTGGGGTCAGACTGCTCTGAAGAAAATAAGTGGCCTAATTGGGGAATATATTCGTTGTGATGATGCTACGCAACAGAAAACTCTGCTGAACTTTGCTAGGGTTCTAGTTAAAGTCAAACCTGATCAGACTTATCCTAATAGCATTGAATTTTTGGATAAGAAAAGAAAAGTTCAGAGGATTAAAGTTGAGTATGATTGGTTGCCAACACATTGTACAAGTTGTAAAGGGATGAGGCATTTGGCGGTTAACT CTACATCTGCTCCAGTAGTTCCTTCTCCTGCTGCAGCTACTCAAGCTCTTGCACTTGTACCTTCCCCTGTGCCTCACCCTCCAAATAGTCAACCTGTGGTTTTAACTGAGAGTACTCCATCAGTTCCTTTTACTCCGGCTAGAATCCTTACAAGGCGGAACTCACAGAATTACAACAAGGACATTGGCCCAAGTAAAACCTCTTTTATGGATACTTTCAGTGCTGCAGTTCAGAGATCAGTTCATATGGCTAAGGGTGGAATTAACAGTAAGAAAGTGTTAGTTGCAAGAATTATTGAGGAAGGATCCACTTCAAGAGTTG AAACTAGAGTTAAGAGTAATAATTGGTTAAAAGTTAGGAATAACTTATGCTCTAGCTGGGCATTATGCACCAATAATAGTCTTCAGAAAAATAGTAGAGTGTGGTTACTTTGGGACCCTAATTGCTTTGATGTTAATGTTGTGGATATTACAAGCCAGACCATTCATTCTTTTGTTCTGAGCAAGGTGACTGGTAGGAAGTTTTGGTTTACAGTTGTATATGGCTTTAATCATAGTACCGGCAGAGAGATTCTGTGGAATAAGTTGAAGGAGTATGATGGTTTATGTCATGAGGCTTGGGCT GATTGTGTTAATTGGTGCCAGTTGCAAGATATACCTGCTATTGGCTCATTTTTCActtggaataataaacaaggagtGGATTCTAGAGTTTATAGTAGAATAGACAGGATGTTGGTCAATGCTGAATGGATCTCTAGTTATCCTGAGGCTTTTGCCAATTTCTTGCCTGAAGGGCTCTATGACCATTGTCCTTGTATTGTACAGTTTGATTCCTTGGTTAGAAGAACTAGAGCTCCATTTAAATACTACAACATGTGGTCCTTGAGTTCTGATTTTGATGGGATTGTTAGAGAGGCTTGGAATAAGTACATTGATGGGACAAAAATGTTTCAAGTGGTCTCAAAACTTAAAATGTTGAAGAGGAGACTTAGACTTCTTAACAAGAGGGATTTTAATGATATTGAGAATAATTGTTCCATTACATGTATGGCTTTGACTGAGGTACAGAAAAAGCTTAGGGTCAAGCCTATGGATCCTGAGCTGATTGCAGTTGAGATGGAGATTGCTAAGGAGTATGCTCAGATGCAAAAAGCTAAACATATGTTCCTCTTGCAGAAGTCAAAAACCGAATGGGCTACTGAAGGAGATGATAATATAGCTTATTTTCATGCAAGTATAAGGAGTAGAAGAAGTAGGAATAAAGTTATTCAAGTGGATGATATGTTTGGAAAGAATCAGACTGAGGGGCAAGGTATTAATGATGCCTTCATTGATTATTTTACTCATATTCTGGGAACCAGTAAAGATGTTCTTGATGTCCACGTCCCAACTGTAAGGAGAGGGAAGCTGGTAACAGATGATATGCATTCAGTTTTGCTGAAACCAGGCACTGCAGAAGAAGTCAAGCTGGCTTTGTTTTCCATTCCAGGGACCAAGGCACCTGGCCATGATGGATACTCTAGCCAGTTTTTTAAAGACAGCTGGGATGTCATAGGTGTTTGA